The DNA segment GTTACGTACTATTTCTGATTGGGTTTTACTTCAAATTTTGGTTCCTTTCTGGGTATTTTTGTAAAATGTGGACTTTTCGAACTGTTGTTTTAATTTGGGTTTGACTGCGTATTATGCTTTTAATGTTATCAAAAACAAAGGCTTTCTAAAAATATCGAATGATTTTTCCTAAACGTAACGATTTTGTAAGCTTCCGCTAAAAAGAGGTACGTCTTAACACATTTCGACTAATTATATAAATGCTTTggaataaatataaacaaatagaaGATAAACAATTGAAATTGGTTTCTATCGAGATAACCCTGTTTTCAAAATCCATTCCATGTGATATCGCTAGAGTtggtcataatgtctaggtcgggtttggggtgttatataattatacatctagaattcaaaaaaaaatgaacatACGAATTAATTACGTAATTCAAAATAATGCTCAATAGTAGAAGACTTTATTTAAGCTCACTCCTATGCACTTATCTAAATTCATTGTTGCACTTAGTCTTTCCCCCTTAAAAGCTTGGGGCTAGTTTAGCAATGTTTTtgaaaaatgcttttgaaaaatactatggaaaagtgcttttgagaagtacttttgaaaagtttggtttaaaatttgagtgtttagcattactgtcaaaaagtgcttttgagaaataaaatgtccattttagacatgttattatcaagtaataaatatgtatttaaataatatttaaattaggtaatattattatattttagtaagaatataaaaaaattattataacttgttgttaatattttaatatatgaaacataatttttaaatatttttaagcaataaatattaattatttataaaatttaataagaatatatagtctatatttcaaatatttagatataaccattaaatatttgtaattagtattttaaaaaaatatattttttatttttaattaatgattttaacacatttgtaattaagcaccaagaaaaaagaggggaaagtactatgttattagagaggtgaaaaagtaattaagcacaaAAAATGCTTTTGGAAGAGGAAAAGCTAGAAATTTTAGCTTCTCTTttttaaaagtacttttgaaaagcacctctgaaaagctaaaaatttcagccaaaaacaACTTGTTTAGCACAACTTTTCTTCCAAAAGTGCTATTGAAGCCAGAAGTGCTTTTTTTAAGCACTACTAAACAAGCACTTAGTCATAAACTGATCAAAATGGTTTGTTTATAAAACAATATACGCTTAAAACAAGTtcctttaatgaataaattagtttTTTCTTCACTCATTCCTAAAACAAGTCTCGAATATATAGACATTGTTGAACTTATATATTCAAGCTAGTATGATTGCCTTAAAACGCTAAAATTGCACCCCAGTTAGGCTTCTTAATATAGCATGGGATAAAAGAAATCTTCTTCACTTTTAACTTCTTCAATTGCGGTATCTCTTTAAATAAGATAACTAAATCATGCTAGGACTCCTTTGAAATAGCCTTgcttgaataaatctatttatCAATCATAATCAAGTCAAAATATGCCAACAAAATAAGCAAGTTGCATTGTGTTCAAATTGCAATTAATGATGCAACTGGCAACTCTAACGctatgtttttaatataaatattggtGATATTGAATGGGGACTTTATTTGTGGTTATGTGTTAGTGCCAACAGAAACAAAGAAATATGACTATATTTACTAACGCTAATTATTGTGCAGGAGAAGTAAGACAACATAGTATTTGTTGCGCAAAGAGTATAATGGCAGTGATAAAAACTAGTTGAGAGTGTTTGATAGATTGGTTTAGTTTTCTGAGTAAAGGGTGGGTGAAAGTTAATACTGATGGTGTGGTATCTCAAGGTGACAATGTAGCTATTGCAGGGGGAGTACTAAGGGATTGGGGTGGTAATTGGATTGTTGGTTTCAAGAGGAACGCAGGTATTGGAAATATTATCCAAGTGAAACATTGGGCCACATTTGATGGTCTATCAGTTGCTTAGAAGAAAGGATCTGGTAATGTGGTGGTTGAATGTGATAACTTGGATGTGGTTCATATGATCACTACAACTAATAATGTGGTGACAAACATGGTTGTAGTGAGGCGGCGAGATGCTCTATGTACAAGGTTTTTGAAGTTTAGAGAAGTTGaaagaataaatacataaaaaataaggaaaaatactTAGCATAATCTTTTACTGCTATTAAATTCTTTCATCACCCTCTTCATTTCACATGAATTACAATATATATAAGGGTGTAGTGGTTATAGATAATTCAACAAGCCGTACTAAAACACCTTGAAAACATAAAGATGAAATTTATACAAAACTAATTAGGTAAAAGTCAGTACCTAAAAAAAGTCAAATCAATACTAACTCTGCTTTCTTTAGCAAGTAATCTCAGCAAGGAGACTAATTAcaaaatatcatcaacagaaTATGCCAACCCTTCTTGTAATACATTTGGGGTTCGCCAACAACTCATAACAGCTCGCATCTGACTTAGCAAGCAACTTGAGTTGAGCTCGCACTTTTGATTGAGCTAGCAGCTTTAGGTGAGCTCATAGACTTGCTTGAGCTTGCAGCTTCACAGGAAGAGTTTGCCATTGCATGAATGGCCACTTCGCAACAAAGGCAATGGGAGATGAAAGTCCAACTTGTTTTCAGCGAGGAAAATTCGGCAGCGAATTTTATGTGAAAGCTGGATATTGGTTTTTGATACTCGACCCCATTTATTCGAAAGGCTACCCTCCGGCATGTGGAGTAACATATTACCCTTTACCGAGAATAATAACGGAAGAAAGTGAAATTGAATTTGGTTTATGGGCGAGTCGGACCGGATCCTTCAAAGTCTCTTTGGGCCAGTTGATTTGTTTGAATTTAGTTTAGGGTCAAAGGTAAGATAAAATGAATCCCCATCTCTCGTCCAAAATGACAGCCCTCGGATTCTTTATGTTTGTTCACAAGATGCAGCCCCTGccattgaaaatgaataaataaataaataatcaaagaaACATCATGATTAGATGCAAATACtagttgaattaaaaaaaaatccttttctCGGCATTTAATAaagtttcaatatttaattcattCGCTTTTCatacataaaatttaaagttatggTAAGATTGACTTTTTGGTTTTTTAATGGTGAATTTCAGCATGGGGAGGATGGATCCCAATGTTATATGAGGATATAATATCCCCACTTGGATCTGAAGTGGTAGACATTCTCACCGTGATTCCTTGCTTTTTCTTAGCCATagctaaaaaaaactaaaagttaaTGGATAAGTTCAAAGCTCTTTAGTCGTATTAATTACTAAACAAACAAGAAAAAGCATGCATTGAGATAACATTCAGACATTTCATACCatttgtatgttatattttttaCATTGATTTGGAATAAACgttcaattttaaattatattttgacaaaattaccatAATgcattttaaatgtttaaatcaaTGTTTTGCCTTTTCTTGTTAAATTgccaattaataataaaattgggTTGAATATTTAGCCATGCGTTGAAAAACATGTTGGTAGTCACCCGGGACCCAGAAAAAGCAAAACGCCCATtattcaatttcacttttttttacatacatgcatataacACTAGCACGTAATTTCTACAGTTCCATCTCTCAACGTCGGTATAGAATGAACATCTTTGGTTAATGAGTTTGAATATTTAATCTTATatgtttcaactttttttttatttcacaatcaattttaaaaaaattattatgtgtttttttaatatttttctatatttttaatggACACTTCTCAACCCCTAACCTTACTTGTAGAGGTGTACTAActattttcccttatttttatttcttttacttacTAAATTTAGATAGTTATTTGCATTTAATAGTTGAATgacaatttatttaattcatataataatacataaacttaaggataaatctcaaaattatacatgaactttaatttgatagAACTATATACAATAAACTTTGATTCTGGTTCAACTGTGTACATGAAACTTTAATCTTGACTCAatcatatacatttaaagaaataaatatatcagtttatttttatatgcaatgtataaatataaaataatgctatatcaataattgtgataatagttcgtgagaattggatcaaattaaaattttatgtatacaatttcacaaaatcaagtttaatatacaaaatatatgtataattttagaatttatccTTAAATGTAATGATGATTTGTTATAATATTATTGATTGATGGTGTATGAAATTTATATACCAactaaattaattcaaatttataaattcaaattcgaatataacaaaaattacatttatctAATCCATTCAACCTTACTAATTATATAACTTAATTTGTTCAACGCTGGCAAATGATCCACCATGAGAAACTCTTTCAAATCCTACCTAATGATAGctatcattttctttcatttgagAAAATATAATCATAAAGTACTTTTGATTTGTGTGCAATCATTTCATATATTATCCCTTTAATTGCTTTACTTAAGTGCTTTGATTAAAAAAAACCGTACTTAATTCACTTGTTGCTTATTTAAGGATGATATGACAAAAGAGCCAAGTAGTTCCAAGTTAAGCAGATCGAGCTCACTCACCAACTATGACCACTCCCCATCAGCCTCTATTAGACAGACCCAAAACCTCTTATACCAGGATTCTCCTCCTAATCTTCACCTTGGTTGCTATAATATGCTCAGCTACTTTGGTTAGTGTTCGTTCAGTTAGATTTAGCTCCTCTAGTACTGCTCTCCCATATCGGTTTTGTGAGAGAGCTGTTGACCAGAAATCATGTTCAGTATTTCTGTCAGAAATGGCATCAAATACGACCTTGAAAATGAAGGATGCTGGTGATGTACTGCAAGCCTTCTTAGAGCAGTCCAAAGTTCGTATGCAAAATGCCATGAATGTGGCCAAGAAGTTTAAGCATCGGATCAACAATCCGGGAGAGCAAGCAGCTTTGGCTGATTGCATGGAGTTAATGGAGTCATCCATGGATAGGATCATGGATTCCATGGTGGCTGTTGATAAACAAGATGCCACATCCTATTCAAATGCTCACGCATGGCTAAGTAGTGTACTCACTAACCATGTCACATGCTTGGATGGCCTGGAAGGGTCAGCTCGGACCCTTATGGAGCCAGGGCTCAATGACCTGATATCAAGGGCAAGAACTTCACTGgccatttttgtttctttttctccaAGGAAAACAAAACTTATTGATCCATTGATTGATGGGTTCCCATCATGGGTCAGCAGCAAGGATCGGAAGCTGTTACAATCTTTGCCTAACGAAATTAAGGCCAATGTTGTGGTGGCCAAAGATGGGAGTGGCAAGTACAAGACATTAGGGGAAGCTGTTGCAGCAGCACCAGATAAAAGCAAGACCAGGTACATAATCTATGTGAAGAAAGGTACTTACAAAGAAAATGTTGAGATAGGAAAGAACAAGAAGAATTTGATGATTGTTGGTGATGGCATGAAATCGACCATTATCATCGGCAGCCTGAATGTTATTGATGGATCTACCACCTTCAGATCAGCCACTGTTGGTAAAGATCTCACCCTTCATGACTAGAATATAGCTATATCTTTCATCGACATTTCTCTGATAAATATTTTGACTATGGTAATAAATCAGCGGCTGTTGGTGATGGGTTTATGGCCCAAGACATCTGGTTCCAAAATACAGCAGGGCCACAAAAGCATCAAGCAGTGGCCCTTCGTGTCGGAGCCGATCAATCGGTTATAAATCGGTGCCAGATTGATGGCTACCAAGACACACTTTACACCCACTCCAACCGCCAATTCTACAGAGATTCCGAAATTACTGGCACAGTGGATTTCATATTTGGTGATGCAGCAGTGGTGTTCCAGAATTGCAAACTGGTGGTCCGGAAGCCGATGGACAAGCAATCAAACATGGTTACAGCCCAAGGCAGAATAGACCCGAACCAAAACACGGGCACTTCGATCCAAAGCTGTAATATAATAGCAAGTTCTGATCTTGAGCCAGTGAAAGGGTCCTTCAAGTCATATCTGGGGCGTCCCTGGAAGGAGTATTAAAGAACTGTTGTTATGCAATCACACATTGGTGACCATATTGACCCATCAGGGTGGTCAGTTTGGACCGGGGATTTCGCATTGAAGACACTGTACTATGGGGAGTACATGAACAAGGGACCTGGAGCTGGAACTAGCAAGCGAGTGAAATGGCCAGGCTATCATGTCATTACCAGTGCAGACGAGGCCAAGAAATTCACTGTGGCTGGGGTTATACAAGGAGGATCATGGTTGAAACCTACTGGAGTCATATTTACTGAAGGGCTGTAAAATAAATTAGCTAGGCTTGGTTTCTTTTGGCTTCAACTGTTTTcgttttgaataaatgaaagctTCCTTTCATCCCTTTCACCGTAACATGAGTTTTCTGGTTCAATGAAGCTCATGTTGTTTAATTAAAGGATTGCTTTGAACAAGAGTTTGCTGCTGTCCTGTCGTACTCAATTCACTAACTTCTGTGGAAACAAATCAAGATTTCATAAATCAACACTGCTGGAATCAAGAGTAATTGACCATTGAATAACAGTCAAGTAATCAGATCATAAGTTTTTCAACTATGACGCCCTTAGAATTATAGAGATTCAGAGGTATTATACAAATAGAGGTAAAATTACCCTATTACTCTACCAAAAATTTATAAAGGGTAGTGGAATTTCTAGAAATTTAGCTGTATTAGATTGCCACAAGCAGAGTAggaatattataatatatactaGATTATGCCCTTGCTATGCTTTAGGAAATTAGAGTCATGctttgtatataatatttatattaatataaataatttataaaaaatatataatgaaatgatttaattttcaagtaaataaatttagagttataattaaatgataattatgtAATAAACTATCCAATTACCCTTAATCTTTAAAGTGGAGTATATAACACGCTTTTGATCCCATGCTACTCAAATGGTTGCAACAACGATGTTGTCATCTAAACTACAATTTAGTcaacaattcaattaaaaatttaaataatatatactaGTTTATGGCACACTCACTATAGGTAGAAAACaaaattatgtaacaaatatagtgataaaaaattgatataaatgaTAAATAAGACTTTAGTTAAATGGTAAAATATAaaggtaaaaaattaaaaagacatgAGTTCAAATCTTATTacgagtatatatatatttcatttttctatataaaatatagaaaataacaAAGACaccctcaaaataatataatttacttcaaaaaaataagaatatttttatttttacttaattaaattgaTATTCAATTAATCCATGACAtctattgaatcaaaatttttataataagtaTAAATGTGTACAGGCTTTGTCCATATTTATgatattaaagaaagaaaaaaaataaaacggtAGGGATTTTGGGTTGAAACGATGAATATGACATCTTTCATTATATCTACTTATGGTTGGGTGATTCGTCTAGGCTTGAAAGTTCGtttgaaaaaataaaaggattttgacaaaatataatgtcttaaaaatgaatttaggtaaaatttaagGTCCATTTTTTATATGGGCTGAGTCTTAGGCAAGATTTTTTTAGTTTGAGCCCGATCCGGcccgaaaatatatatattatgttataaaaaacattatattaactatatatgttaaataataattatatatatttatattaaatcactaacccAATAACAATTAATCTCATTACGCAAAATCTAAAACAAAACTTACCCAACTAAAtaacccaacccaaaatataaaattttacaatttatatttaatacaagaaaatatttattatattttcctgtgtttttgtaatataataaaatatttattatatttatggtagttttttttaatataaatatttataatgcatttttaatgtgttagaaaacttttaatttaacttttttttagttaGTATATTATAtctcttaaaaaaatattttcaaataaaaactagtctaaaaaatcaaatatgggcAGGTCAAGCCCTGTTTACCTTTCTTAAAATTGAGTTAAGGAAAAAAGTAAACCAATTTTTCAGGTTGGACGGAGTTTGGGCTTGAAAAATTGGTTTAGATACCTTGCATGTATCTAGtctggcccatgagcacctctagatttcaccaaacaaaaaataaagtcgctcatttttttaccaaaaaataaagccatctagttggtcactcaacttttaggCGTTTTCATTTTGATAATTCAAATTGAAATTCTTGCAATTTCATTACCcgatttttgcggcgttttctttTAGTCACCTAAGCGCTAAAGATCTAATGGTGGTTGATAGTACATGctacttgtaacgccccaaaaatgtatattttttttttgtaaaaatataatacaaatatttgtttgctttagtggttaagtgttttgggtgtgtgtatgaggtcttaaGTACAAGCCttgacttgggcaaattttgttatttttatgaataaagcctTATCTCTGGTCATTAGGCTTATAGTTAAAAGTTGGTAAAAATATAATAGGATGGGTTTGCTGGTCTGTTGCTTGGTCGTGTGGCGTGGTGGAGTCCTAGTGCAAGCCTGCAATTGTGTTGTACGGTAAGTTTCCGTTTTATTAAACTCGAATGTTACTCTGGATAAGGGATTAAGGGATGTTTTGTTGATTGTTTAGGAGTTGATCGTGAGGTTGGAATTAGCGTTCGTCGATTTGACTCGAAGTGGTGATCGTTTGGTAACCGTGTAAGGTATGTGTTTTCTTGTGTTGTTTGGGCGAGTGGTTTTGGCTTTGAATTCGTTCTTAACTTTGTTGAACTCTTCATTAATGAGGAATGGTTATTTTTATAGCAACGAATCATTTCAGTTACTATCTCCCTCGTGTTGAGTAGTGGTGGAATTGTGCGAAGTTAGAAGGTAAGTGATGAGCAGACAAGCTTAGACTTTTTGGTACGTGAATACGGTTTAATATTAGTTTAAGACCGATTCTAAAGTTGGGATTGTCGATTATAGGTTTTTGGTGATCTCGGGATTGCGGAAGAAGCGAAAATGATACAAGTGTGTACCTGAAACACAGAAAATGAGATTCAACGAAAAGCTAAAATTGCTTGCTGTCGAcgaataagagaaaatgatgcgaaaaattgtagagaaaggaaataagggtattataaacttggaaatcaagattctgcactaaaatagttGGACAACAATAGtagtataatttttaaaaatcatcaaaaatagtagaaattgagttagaggttgaataaaatatgaaattaaagtttattgagtatagttttccATGGAAGAAATAgtataagcaatggaattgtaagttatgaaatataaTGAATTGTGTGAGTCAAGGTCAGAATAGTTTCGAGTTCCCCTATTcggaatttggaaaatcatcaaaaattgtaaaaaaataattaagatattaaatttatattttaaaatccttaatgagtctattttcaagagaaacaaacggaaacatcatctaAATTCTATGccaagagataaataattttcagtaaggaaaggttgaagctgttaaacagcagaattgggataaatttgaagattttactgtacttatttgataaactataaattctgaaaattttacaggagaaaggtatttgagtctagtttcaaaaacatcaagcagatcttaatttggaattccgtagctcaatatataaataatttagtaacaatgactcaagtagacagctttgaaggaacatattagtaaatagtgaaaacatatatgattgtttagctagcatgggttacattaaaaatgggtCACGTGGCCAaagccaatttgggccgagtgggccacacgggcaggccacatgggcgtgtgagcccattactctgaaaagttgtctaaggttgcacgggccgctcaagtcgactgtggacctactgaagGGTCGGTAAGCCCTACTTAGACCCTTATGTGTGTGATCTGCCTGTCTAATTTCCGTACCAAGCATgaattatgatatctgaatgtatgcaCTGTAACTGCATAATAGCATGACATCTTTTGTATGTTGCATGACATCGAGGTGTGTTAttgttatttggaggaagtgtttgaaaggctattaagcctgctatctggcagctctgctgcaaattttttattatgtGCCGCATtgcggtacagcatggtgtgtagggatgggtgggttgatttaatccccacatggtgtgtagggatggacggagatggtgtgtagaggctggtgggtaggattctgatttctTTCTATTGCATATTGTATCTgagatgggccaaggccctaaatTATGTCTGAGATTATATCCGAACGGGCCAAGGCCCAAACTAAAtctgtaatgggctcaggccATAGACTGCAATTGATTATGTGTATCTGTAtgtatgttttctgtggggattatacactgagtttgcgaaaactcacccctttttccgTTTAATcttacaggtaatccccagacttaggtaGATCGGCGTAGCGGAGGGCTCGACGGTGACCCCCACTATTGAACTGCTTTATTACaacttttgtttttatattattcttaGGTATTTATTATTGTAATGTTGAGACTTTGGACCGTATCTGGGGTTTTatactgtttttatggatttttttttgcaACTTAACAAAACACGATTTTactaaaaactaagattttcgGTTTCGTAAAATAATTGGTTTCAAAAGCTTCTGCTTAaaagacatgttttaaggcaaatCAGCTAGTTCACGTTTTTCCGAATGAAATAAAAGCTAATTAACTGGAACGATTTTTACTTGTCAATCTCGATTTCAAACCCCATtctatgtgacatcgccagattcggccataatgtctaggccgggtttgggatgttacactacatcatgtttacactttcattttggttatCCAATTTCTACgttgttttcattttggtcctccaaaaaaaatcttattttaagTGTTGATcttggtaaaaaaaaattaaggattaaagtgaaaagggatagaaactaaaataatgcttttaaaaaattgtcaaattgcaCTTGTTTATCCCCTTGCCGAtagttctatttttttaatattgaaaatttaaattttaaatcatcaaaatcaattaaataaattattaaaaattttgtatcCCCTAATAGTGTCAGTCAATTTGTtactaaatattgaaattaataaatttaacctccttataaaatttaaaaattttattttatatttccaaattaaaatcaactcaaataactcatctttaataattgtctacgaaactcaaatttcttttgattatgtGATCTTGAATCCTCCATGCTAagttaaaagtaaagaaaaatccttgcaattaattaattaaatttatttttcatgccaaacaaaacttaaaatttttttattacttctTTACCCAAACGAAAAACAAGCATAGAATATTTgagattatataatcaaaagaaatttaaaatttgtaaataattattaaataataaaaatcttatCACACGTGTATACATGTAGAAATCATGTATTTAGAACATAgagatgtttaaaaataacatacaaatatatttattaaagcttcatataaaaattaaaaatcattttagttcAAATCGTTAAAAAAAAGGTTCTATATGTATGGTGTCCTTGGTTCAAAATCTCATTATAGAcagatttttattgatttataaaaatataaaaaaacaaaaatatttacataataatataaCCTACTttgcaaataaaataatttttttggtaatttcTTAATTGAGTTGGGACCTAGTTGATGGGTGACAGTAACTCAGTAAAAGGcttaataaatagtataaatGAGTTAATTAAGTTGATTTCCTTATGAATAACattgaaacataaaataaaattgtaaaatttggaaagtgattaaattaattaattttaatattatagtaataaatcAGTTGACATTAATAAgggataaaaaattttaataatttatttaattcttttgattttttaaatttaaaatcttactattaaaaaaatagaaactcTAGCAATTTATAAACAACTCCAATTTGACATAtgtttaatgtattattttagtttctattaCCTTTTCACTTTAATCTACCTCAACCAATACTTAAACA comes from the Gossypium hirsutum isolate 1008001.06 chromosome A06, Gossypium_hirsutum_v2.1, whole genome shotgun sequence genome and includes:
- the LOC107961969 gene encoding pectinesterase/pectinesterase inhibitor; its protein translation is MTTPHQPLLDRPKTSYTRILLLIFTLVAIICSATLVSVRSVRFSSSSTALPYRFCERAVDQKSCSVFLSEMASNTTLKMKDAGDVLQAFLEQSKVRMQNAMNVAKKFKHRINNPGEQAALADCMELMESSMDRIMDSMVAVDKQDATSYSNAHAWLSSVLTNHVTCLDGLEGSARTLMEPGLNDLISRARTSLAIFVSFSPRKTKLIDPLIDGFPSWVSSKDRKLLQSLPNEIKANVVVAKDGSGKYKTLGEAVAAAPDKSKTRYIIYVKKGTYKENVEIGKNKKNLMIVGDGMKSTIIIGSLNVIDGSTTFRSATVAAVGDGFMAQDIWFQNTAGPQKHQAVALRVGADQSVINRCQIDGYQDTLYTHSNRQFYRDSEITGTVDFIFGDAAVVFQNCKLVVRKPMDKQSNMVTAQGRIDPNQNTGTSIQSCNIIASSDLEPVKGSFKSYLGRPWKEY